Proteins encoded within one genomic window of Haladaptatus sp. QDMS2:
- the acs gene encoding acetate--CoA ligase — protein MDTGRNQPANTSSVPGEWVDPKASFVAQANVADPSIYEQFATNWPACWREAGNRLDWDDPYDAVLDDSDGFCWFPGGTLNASYNCLDRHLEAGRKNQAALTWEGELGETETYTYQALYREVNAFAAALRDLGVEDDDVVTLYMPMIPQLPIAMLACARLGAPHSVVFAGFSADALATRMAESGSELVVTCDGYYQRGNAIDLKSTADNACLSVPQEVSQVVVNRLGNEGHRGHHWHYDQLIATHEGQTVDPVPRDATDLLFYIYTSGTTGEPKEVKHTTGGYLAHVAWTAQTVLDLEPTDTHFCAADIGWITGHSYIVYGPLATGATTVLYEGTPNQADKDRLWKIIERNAVDVFYTASTSIRTFVKWGEEHPAKYDLSSLRLLGTVGERIDESAWRWYAEHVGGGECPVVDTWWQTETGGMMITTLPGVDPMKPGAVGRPLPGIEAEIVDARGDPVEPGTPGHLRITKPWPGIPYGFCDESERVVGADDEWYYVTGDRAVEADYIQLLGRADDVVNVAGTRIGTKEIESAIVDVEGVAEAAVVGGRRNVEGRTIHAYITPEQNVVGDDQLAATIREAVTASIGELAVPERITFAPALPKTRSGKIMRRHLAAIANGERLGDTSALRNPEVVGELESIVEDR, from the coding sequence ATGGACACGGGGAGGAATCAACCGGCGAACACGTCTTCTGTGCCCGGTGAGTGGGTGGACCCGAAAGCGTCGTTCGTCGCCCAGGCGAACGTCGCAGACCCGTCGATTTACGAGCAATTTGCGACGAACTGGCCTGCGTGCTGGCGCGAGGCGGGCAACCGCCTCGACTGGGACGACCCCTACGACGCGGTTCTCGACGACAGCGACGGGTTTTGCTGGTTCCCTGGCGGAACACTGAACGCCTCGTACAACTGCCTCGACAGACACCTCGAAGCCGGGCGGAAAAACCAGGCCGCACTCACCTGGGAGGGTGAACTCGGCGAGACGGAGACCTACACGTATCAGGCACTCTATCGCGAAGTAAACGCCTTCGCGGCGGCGCTGCGCGACCTCGGCGTCGAGGACGACGACGTGGTGACCCTCTACATGCCGATGATTCCACAGTTGCCCATCGCCATGCTCGCCTGCGCTCGCCTCGGCGCACCGCACTCGGTGGTGTTCGCGGGCTTTTCGGCCGACGCGCTCGCGACCCGGATGGCGGAATCGGGCTCAGAACTCGTCGTCACCTGCGACGGTTACTATCAGCGCGGCAACGCCATCGACCTGAAGAGCACGGCGGACAACGCCTGTCTCTCGGTTCCACAGGAGGTCTCGCAGGTCGTCGTCAACCGCCTCGGCAACGAGGGGCACCGCGGCCACCACTGGCACTACGACCAGCTCATCGCCACCCACGAGGGCCAAACGGTGGACCCGGTTCCCCGAGACGCGACGGACCTCCTCTTTTACATCTACACCTCGGGGACGACGGGCGAACCGAAGGAGGTCAAACACACCACGGGCGGCTATCTCGCACACGTCGCGTGGACGGCACAGACGGTACTCGACCTCGAACCCACGGACACGCACTTCTGTGCCGCAGACATCGGCTGGATTACCGGCCACTCCTACATCGTCTACGGCCCGCTCGCCACGGGCGCAACGACCGTCCTCTACGAGGGAACGCCCAATCAGGCGGACAAAGACCGCCTCTGGAAGATAATCGAACGAAACGCGGTGGACGTCTTCTACACTGCGTCCACGTCGATTCGAACCTTCGTCAAGTGGGGCGAAGAACACCCCGCGAAGTATGACCTATCGTCGCTGCGCCTGCTCGGGACGGTCGGCGAACGAATCGACGAAAGCGCCTGGCGCTGGTACGCAGAACACGTCGGCGGTGGCGAGTGCCCCGTCGTGGACACCTGGTGGCAGACCGAAACGGGCGGCATGATGATAACCACGCTGCCGGGGGTGGACCCAATGAAACCGGGGGCGGTCGGTCGCCCGCTACCGGGCATCGAGGCGGAAATCGTGGACGCCCGCGGCGACCCCGTCGAACCCGGAACGCCGGGTCACCTCCGCATCACGAAGCCCTGGCCCGGAATTCCCTACGGCTTTTGCGACGAGAGCGAGCGCGTCGTCGGCGCGGACGACGAGTGGTACTACGTCACCGGCGACCGAGCGGTCGAGGCCGACTACATCCAGTTGCTCGGCCGGGCCGACGACGTAGTCAACGTCGCGGGGACGCGAATCGGAACCAAAGAAATCGAATCGGCCATCGTGGACGTCGAAGGCGTCGCCGAAGCCGCCGTCGTCGGCGGGAGACGAAACGTGGAGGGACGGACCATCCACGCCTACATCACCCCCGAGCAGAACGTCGTCGGCGACGACCAGCTCGCAGCGACCATCCGCGAGGCGGTGACGGCGTCCATCGGCGAACTCGCGGTTCCAGAGCGAATCACTTTCGCCCCGGCGCTCCCGAAGACCCGGTCGGGGAAGATAATGCGCAGACATCTCGCGGCCATCGCCAACGGCGAGCGCCTCGGCGACACCAGCGCGCTCCGGAACCCCGAGGTGGTCGGCGAACTCGAATCGATCGTCGAAGACCGATGA
- a CDS encoding pyridoxamine 5'-phosphate oxidase family protein, translated as MGARESLEMEVDERDEFLGTGGTGVMSFSTPANEAPHSIPVSYGYDASEETFYFRLAVSPESRKQRIVNSVISFVIYGMDGDGWKSVIASGKLEETNDEAIATETLQGLERVTIPLVDFFGKPPGEIHFEFYRLVPDELTGRKESKTPV; from the coding sequence ATGGGTGCGAGAGAATCACTCGAGATGGAGGTCGACGAGCGAGACGAGTTCCTCGGAACTGGTGGGACGGGAGTCATGTCCTTCTCGACGCCAGCCAATGAGGCCCCCCACTCGATACCGGTCTCGTACGGCTACGATGCGAGCGAAGAAACCTTCTACTTCCGGCTCGCCGTGAGCCCGGAGAGCAGGAAGCAGCGAATCGTCAATAGTGTCATCTCGTTCGTAATCTACGGCATGGACGGCGACGGGTGGAAGAGCGTCATCGCCAGTGGAAAGCTCGAGGAGACGAACGACGAAGCGATCGCCACAGAAACGCTCCAGGGCCTAGAGCGCGTCACCATCCCGCTCGTCGATTTCTTCGGAAAGCCGCCGGGAGAGATTCACTTCGAATTCTACCGGCTGGTACCCGACGAACTCACCGGGCGAAAAGAATCGAAAACGCCGGTCTGA
- the nirK gene encoding copper-containing nitrite reductase, which produces MTFTTTRRRVLQAAGLGGAMALAGCTVGTPPHTNIQTRPISLQTEVELGPAKPVDVSRIAADPRDIPAPITRTEPATVAVELETLELVAEVEPGVTFTYMTFNGQVPGPFIRTRVGDTVDLTIRNHEDNAMVHNVDFHAARGPGGGAEATVVAPGEERRLRFKVTYPGAFIYHCAVADVDYHISAGMFGIILVEPEEGLPPVDHEFYLGQHELYTTGKTGQKGHHEFDFARMAMEDPTYVLMNGEKYAITPDKYAEMNVKTGETARIFFGVGGPNLFSSFHPIGSVWDEVWEQGALASEPMRYVQTTPVLPGSACVATMSFPVPGDFKLVDHALSRVARKGALAVITAEGPENPDVFEPIA; this is translated from the coding sequence CTGGCTGGCTGTACCGTTGGCACCCCGCCACACACGAATATTCAAACTCGACCGATTTCGCTCCAAACCGAAGTCGAACTCGGTCCAGCGAAACCCGTCGATGTCAGCCGCATTGCAGCCGACCCTCGCGACATTCCCGCCCCGATTACGCGGACGGAGCCCGCAACGGTTGCGGTCGAGTTGGAGACACTCGAACTCGTCGCTGAAGTCGAACCCGGCGTCACGTTCACATACATGACGTTCAATGGCCAGGTTCCAGGGCCGTTTATCCGCACCCGTGTCGGTGACACAGTGGATCTCACCATTCGAAATCACGAGGACAATGCGATGGTTCACAATGTGGACTTTCACGCTGCGCGCGGCCCGGGCGGCGGTGCGGAGGCAACCGTGGTCGCCCCAGGCGAAGAACGACGGCTCCGATTCAAGGTGACCTATCCGGGCGCGTTCATCTACCACTGTGCGGTCGCGGACGTTGACTATCACATCTCCGCCGGGATGTTCGGCATCATCCTCGTCGAACCAGAAGAGGGATTGCCTCCCGTGGACCACGAGTTCTATCTCGGTCAGCACGAACTCTACACGACCGGCAAGACCGGCCAAAAGGGCCACCACGAGTTCGATTTCGCGCGGATGGCGATGGAGGACCCCACCTACGTCCTGATGAACGGCGAAAAGTATGCCATCACACCAGACAAGTACGCCGAGATGAACGTGAAGACGGGTGAGACCGCTCGCATCTTCTTCGGGGTCGGTGGACCGAACCTGTTCAGCAGCTTCCACCCCATTGGCAGCGTCTGGGACGAAGTCTGGGAGCAGGGGGCGCTTGCGAGTGAACCCATGCGGTACGTCCAGACGACGCCCGTCCTTCCCGGGAGTGCCTGCGTTGCGACAATGTCGTTCCCGGTCCCGGGTGACTTCAAGCTGGTCGACCACGCGCTCTCGCGAGTCGCACGTAAGGGCGCGCTTGCGGTCATCACTGCCGAAGGACCGGAGAACCCGGACGTGTTCGAACCGATCGCGTGA
- a CDS encoding CGCGG family rSAM-modified RiPP protein, producing the protein MKSTDTQTHGHGMIEPVTDHVHENSWSANLEKPHHAADTNLVIEQAIDAIEHTAPGNYVNLVTSGAHGHPEIYLYDALEGDSDSTFRWEYIKQCGCGGYVTRVYVE; encoded by the coding sequence ATGAAATCCACCGACACCCAGACACACGGACACGGTATGATAGAACCAGTCACAGACCACGTTCACGAAAACTCATGGTCGGCGAATCTCGAGAAACCACACCACGCCGCAGACACCAACCTCGTCATTGAGCAGGCAATCGACGCAATCGAACACACAGCACCGGGAAACTACGTCAATCTCGTCACGTCCGGAGCACACGGCCACCCTGAAATATACCTCTACGACGCGCTCGAAGGCGATTCAGACAGTACGTTCAGGTGGGAGTATATCAAACAGTGTGGCTGTGGCGGATACGTCACACGCGTCTACGTCGAATAG